A genomic segment from Sulfuritalea hydrogenivorans sk43H encodes:
- the rnpA gene encoding ribonuclease P protein component yields MRVVPRAVIVSPSEHAASFCFGQRLHRPEEFSAVMSARRVVRGECFSLHYRQVADGRARLGLIVPKRLARAASVRNAIKRQGREAFRLMAVGIPPCDLVLRLARPVGDVRAGDDTQRKMWRAEIETLLRRLPSGSQ; encoded by the coding sequence GTGCGCGTCGTGCCAAGGGCCGTCATCGTCTCGCCGTCTGAACACGCGGCTTCGTTTTGCTTCGGGCAGCGCCTGCATCGACCGGAGGAGTTTTCTGCGGTCATGTCGGCGCGGCGGGTGGTACGCGGCGAGTGTTTCAGCCTGCATTATCGGCAAGTTGCAGATGGCAGGGCTCGGCTCGGACTGATCGTACCGAAGCGTCTGGCACGGGCTGCCTCGGTGCGCAATGCGATCAAGCGGCAGGGTCGTGAAGCTTTCCGTCTGATGGCGGTCGGGATTCCGCCCTGCGATCTGGTTCTGCGACTGGCCCGGCCGGTTGGGGATGTGAGGGCTGGCGATGACACTCAGCGAAAGATGTGGCGCGCGGAAATCGAAACCCTCTTGAGGCGTCTTCCTTCCGGTTCGCAATGA
- the rpmH gene encoding 50S ribosomal protein L34, which translates to MKRTYQPSVVRRKRTHGFLVRMRTRGGRAVIRARRAKGRHRLAV; encoded by the coding sequence ATGAAACGCACCTATCAGCCTTCGGTCGTGCGCCGCAAGCGCACCCACGGCTTCCTAGTGCGCATGCGTACCCGTGGTGGTCGTGCTGTGATCCGTGCGCGTCGTGCCAAGGGCCGTCATCGTCTCGCCGTCTGA